The Sphingopyxis fribergensis DNA segment CGAGGTTGCTGCCCGAAATCGAAAGGAAGCGGAGGCGTTCGAGCAATGGATGTGCGGGATTGCGCGCCTCCTCCATCACGCGGCGGTTGAAAGCCAGCCAGCTGAGTTCGCGGTTAAAGAAGCGTTCGGGGCCGAAGGTGGACAGCGCCGTTTCGGCGTCGTTTTCAGCGCGTAGGGGACCGCCGGTTATCGACATGTCGCTTCATCCTGCCTTTCAAGGAGATCGGGATCGATCAGCCCCTGTGACAGTAATGTTTCACGCGTAAGACGAATGCTAATGCCGCCACCCTTTTCGAGCGACGCGGCGTCGAGCGCCGCGACGACCCGATGGATCGCCGCATAACTGCGCTCCATCCGCGGGACAATGTAAGATGCAACGCCGGGCGCGAGCGCCATGCCACGCTGCGCGAAGATCGCCTCGATCAGGTCGCGCGCAAGGCAGTCATCGGGATCGCCGATCGTGAGCACCGGCACCGCCGCAAGGCGCGAGCGAAGGTCGGGCAGCGCGACATTCCATTCCGCTGGCGGCGCGTCGGCGATGATCAGCAGCGGCGATCCGCTCTCCTGCGCCGCGTTCCACGCATGGAAGATTTCTTCCTCCGACACACTGCCATGCCCGTCGATCACGCGGCCGCCGGTGTCGCTAGCGAAAAGCCGGCCGATGAGACTGCGCCCCGATCCGCGCGGCCCGGTGAGCACCGCCGTGCGGACAGGCCAGGTGGCGACATGGCGCAGGTAACGCACGGCATCGGCGTTGCTGGTGCCGACGATCAGCGGGCCGTCGTTGCTGCCCCCCGCGCTCCAGTCGAGCGGGAGTGCGATCTGTCCCGATGCGCGCGCCATCAGCGGCTGATCCTGAGCGTGCTGCCGCCTTCCTGCACCTTGTAGCCGCGCGCTGTAAGCGCGGCGCTGAGCGCGGCGATATCGCCCCGGAAGGTCACGCGCATCACCGATGTTCCGCCCAGCGCAAGGCTGGTTGTCGACGCCGACTGGACGCCTGCGATGCCACCGACGGCGCGTTCGGTCGCGGTGACCGAATCGACGTCGGGCGAACTATATTGCACGGTGAAGCTCTGCACGCCGACCGCGGCCGTGGTCGGTACGCTGGCGTCGGTTTCGCTCGGCAGCGCGTCTTCGTCAATCGCCGCATCTTCTGGCAGGTCTTCGCGCTCGACCGGCTTTTCGAGGACGAGATAGGTGTCGGTCTTGAGCACGCCCGACGCCAGCGCGTCGATATAGATGCGGTCCATCCGTGCGACCGCTTTCTCCATCATGTCGGGGAGCGCCGCCGGGCTGGGTCCGGTCATCGTGAAGCTGGAAATCAGCTTGCTGTCGGGACCGAAGCGTGCAGTGAAATAACCTTTGATCGGGCCGCTGGGATAGGAATATTCGACGCGCGCAATCGGCGTCAGCACGTCGGCGGCGCCATATTGATCGAGGATGACGCGCCACCAGACGCGCCCGCGTCGCCCGGTCTGCCCGGTGTTGAGCAGCAAGGTATCGGCGCCGGTGCCCGCGGTGCGGACATAGTCGATCGCGCTCTGCCCCGTATTATATTCGGCCCACGCGCGCTGCCACGCGCTGCGTTGTTCGAATACCTGCGGGATGCCGTCGATCGAATAGACCGGAATGACGAGCAACGGAGGCGAGCGCAAAGTCCGACCGCTGACGCCAAGGATCTGGCCGGCGCGAACGCGGTCAAACTGGACGCCGAGCCGCGCGACATAGCGGCGCGGACCGATCTGTTCTTCCTCAACCACGATCGCGGTGACGATGCCGTCAAGCACCGAATCGCCAAGTTTTGGGCCGTCGCTGCCGTTCAATTTGCGATAAAGCTGCGTCCAACCGAGGCGCTGCGCCTCGCGCCAGCCCTTTTCGCGCGCGTCGTCGGCGTTGTCGCCGGTGACGTCGACGAGGATGCCGCTTGCCAAGAAATCGCCGCTGCTGTTGATCGGGGTAATGCCGCGATCGCCGCGCGTGATCTGACCATCGACCACCCCGACGAGCAGAATCGCGAAAAAAAGGCCGAAAGCCGCGGCCCAGCGCCAGTCGCGCGGGCGAAAGGCATCGAGGGTCAGGCGAGGCGCGAAGCGGGGGAAAGCAGCCGAAATCATATCTTCTCTATGCTTTGCCCAAAAGCGTGATGCCGGACAAGGAAATCATGGCATTTCGTGGCCAGAGTCGTTAGTCGCGCTGGCCATGGATTCCAAGCACAACCAACCCGGCTCCTACACTTATGCGCAGGCCGGCGTATCGATCGAGACCGGCAACGCGCTGGTTCGTGCCATTGCCCCGCTCGCCCGTGCGACGCGCCGCCCCGGCGCCGACGCCGACCTCGGCGGCTTTGGCGGCTTCTTCGACCTGAAGGCGGCGGGGTTCAACGACCCCTTGCTCGTCGCGGCGAATGACGGCGTTGGTACCAAGCTGAAGCTGGCCATCGAATCGGGCAAGCATGACGGGGTCGGGATCGACCTGGTCGCAATGTGCGCGAACGACCTGATCGTTCAGGGCGCCGAACCGCTGTTTTTCCTCGACTATTACGCCACGGGCAAGCTCGACAACGACATTGCGACCGACGTCGTCGCGAGCATTGCCGAGGGCTGCAAGCAGGCCGGATGCGCGCTGATCGGCGGCGAGACCGCTGAAATGCCGGGGATGTATTCGGATGGCGACTATGACCTCGCGGGCTTTTGCGTCGGCGCGGTTGAGCGCGACCAGGTGCTGACCGCCGACAAGGTGGTGGCGGGCGACGTCATCCTCGGCCTCGCCTCGTCGGGCGTCCATTCGAACGGCTTCTCGCTCGTTCGCCGCCTCGCCGCAGACAAAGGGTGGAAACTCGATCGCCCCGCCCTGTTCGACCAGACCATTCTGCTGATCGACGCGCTGATGGCGCCGACGCGCATCTATGTGAAGAGTCTGCTGCCGCTGGTGAAGACCGGCAAGATCCACGCGCTCGCGCATATTACGGGCGGCGGCCTGCTCGAGAATATCCCGCGCATCCTGCCGAAGACGCTGCACGCGCATGTGGATGCCGACGCGTGGGAACAGCCGCGCCTGATGGCCTTCCTGCAGGCGCAGGGCAATATTGAGCCCGAGGAAATGGCGCGCACCTTCAACTGCGGGATCGGCATGGCGGTCGTCGTGGCCGAAGCCGATGTTGACACTGTTACCGCGGCGCTCGAAGCCGCGGGAGAAACGGTGCACCGCATCGGCCATATGGCCGATGGAGAAAAGGGCTGCACCGTGACCGGCAGCGCCGAAACATGGAGCGCGATGGGCGCGTGGTCGGCGACGCATAATGGCTAAAATCCTCCCTGTTGCGCAGCAATGGGGAGGTGGCAGCCCCGCAGAGGCTGACGGAGGGGCAATACACGCGACGTTTCGGCCCCTCCACCACGCCCTTCGGGCGCGGTCCCCCTCCCCACGCTTCGCGCAGGGAGGATCGGCATGAAAGCCAAAGTCGCGGTCCTGATCTCGGGCGCGGGCACCAATATGGCAGCGCTGCTCTATGCGGCAAAAGCCGTCGACTGCCCCTATGAGCTGGTATTGGTCGCGAGCAACGTCCCCGACGCACCTGGTCTCGCGATTGCAAAGGCCGAGGGCATCGCGACCTGGGCGCTGTCGCACAAGGGCATGAACCGCGACGCCTTCGACACGCTCGTCGACGGGCAATTGCGCGCAGCGGGCGCCGAATTCATCGCGCTCGCGGGCTACATGCGGATTCTTTCGGACGATTTCGTCGCGCGCTGGACGGGCAAGATGCTCAACATCCATCCCAGCTTGCTGCCGCTCTA contains these protein-coding regions:
- a CDS encoding HdaA/DnaA family protein, with the protein product MARASGQIALPLDWSAGGSNDGPLIVGTSNADAVRYLRHVATWPVRTAVLTGPRGSGRSLIGRLFASDTGGRVIDGHGSVSEEEIFHAWNAAQESGSPLLIIADAPPAEWNVALPDLRSRLAAVPVLTIGDPDDCLARDLIEAIFAQRGMALAPGVASYIVPRMERSYAAIHRVVAALDAASLEKGGGISIRLTRETLLSQGLIDPDLLERQDEATCR
- the purM gene encoding phosphoribosylformylglycinamidine cyclo-ligase, whose product is MDSKHNQPGSYTYAQAGVSIETGNALVRAIAPLARATRRPGADADLGGFGGFFDLKAAGFNDPLLVAANDGVGTKLKLAIESGKHDGVGIDLVAMCANDLIVQGAEPLFFLDYYATGKLDNDIATDVVASIAEGCKQAGCALIGGETAEMPGMYSDGDYDLAGFCVGAVERDQVLTADKVVAGDVILGLASSGVHSNGFSLVRRLAADKGWKLDRPALFDQTILLIDALMAPTRIYVKSLLPLVKTGKIHALAHITGGGLLENIPRILPKTLHAHVDADAWEQPRLMAFLQAQGNIEPEEMARTFNCGIGMAVVVAEADVDTVTAALEAAGETVHRIGHMADGEKGCTVTGSAETWSAMGAWSATHNG